Proteins co-encoded in one Flavobacterium fluviale genomic window:
- a CDS encoding OsmC family protein, whose protein sequence is MDTIKATIDTRKYRTEITSKSGNILISDEPQEIGGKNLGFSPFELLASSLASCTLITLRMYIDRKGWDVPELSIWVDFDKNEEHSVSLFSTKILITGNVDDAQKQRILKIANSCPVHKTLINTIKIETSLV, encoded by the coding sequence ATGGATACCATTAAAGCCACAATCGATACACGTAAATATCGTACTGAAATAACTTCTAAATCAGGAAACATCCTTATTTCTGATGAACCACAAGAAATAGGTGGCAAAAATTTAGGATTTAGTCCGTTTGAGCTTTTGGCTTCTTCTCTTGCTTCCTGCACCTTAATTACACTGCGAATGTATATTGACCGCAAAGGCTGGGATGTTCCAGAACTTAGTATTTGGGTTGATTTTGACAAAAATGAAGAACATTCCGTTTCATTATTTTCAACAAAAATCCTTATTACAGGAAATGTAGACGATGCACAAAAACAACGAATTTTGAAAATTGCAAACAGTTGTCCTGTTCATAAAACACTTATAAATACAATTAAAATAGAAACCTCTTTAGTATAA
- a CDS encoding pirin family protein — MSNISLIIEERAANIGNFMVGRLLPFREKRAVGPFVFIDHMGPAHLSDHENMDVPPHPHIGLSTLTFLFEGSIMHRDSLGTELEIKPGAVNWMTAGKGIVHSERTPEYLRHSDKMLHGLQIWVALPKELEQMNPNFTHVEADEIPAWEEDGVSYKLIAGEAFGKKSPVPVYSPLYFIEIKSKEAKKINIGNHLFGESGLYILEGSIKSGEYVYDPKQILITNDSTLCEFEIAENSTVYIFGGQPFPEEHFIFWNFVSSDKELIEKAKTEWTNQTFPKVPGETEFVPLPQPRIK, encoded by the coding sequence ATGTCAAATATCAGTTTAATTATCGAAGAACGTGCTGCCAATATTGGCAACTTTATGGTAGGCCGTTTATTGCCTTTTCGCGAGAAAAGAGCTGTTGGTCCATTTGTTTTTATCGATCACATGGGACCTGCACATTTAAGTGATCATGAAAATATGGATGTTCCTCCGCATCCGCATATCGGACTTTCTACTTTGACATTTTTGTTTGAAGGAAGCATTATGCACCGCGATAGTTTAGGAACAGAATTGGAAATAAAACCAGGTGCTGTAAACTGGATGACAGCTGGAAAAGGAATAGTTCACTCCGAAAGAACTCCCGAATATTTAAGACATTCAGACAAAATGCTTCACGGGTTGCAGATTTGGGTGGCGCTTCCAAAAGAATTGGAACAAATGAACCCAAATTTTACGCATGTTGAAGCAGATGAAATTCCGGCTTGGGAAGAAGACGGTGTTTCCTATAAATTAATTGCGGGAGAAGCTTTTGGCAAAAAATCGCCGGTTCCTGTTTATAGTCCACTGTATTTTATTGAAATTAAAAGTAAGGAAGCTAAGAAAATTAATATTGGAAATCATTTATTCGGCGAAAGCGGTTTGTATATTTTAGAAGGAAGCATTAAAAGCGGTGAATACGTTTACGATCCGAAACAAATCCTGATTACAAACGACAGTACACTTTGTGAGTTTGAAATTGCTGAAAACTCTACAGTTTACATCTTTGGCGGACAGCCTTTTCCTGAAGAACATTTTATCTTTTGGAATTTTGTTTCTTCGGATAAAGAATTAATCGAAAAAGCAAAAACTGAATGGACAAACCAAACTTTCCCAAAAGTTCCAGGCGAAACCGAATTTGTGCCATTACCTCAACCAAGAATCAAATAA
- a CDS encoding DNA alkylation repair protein: protein MGLIKDIYSVSFYEKFSQAVAEVHPLFNKQKFIEAIYEGDFAQKEWKERMKHTTVVLHQFMPQNFPEAVSLIDKIIENLKKNKFTEGNLAFIFFADYVEMYGLDDFKTSAKAFVSITQFISCEFAVRPFILKYKEQMIDEMVKWSLHENHHVRRLASEGSRPRLPWAMAIPFLKKDPTSILPILENLKNDPSEYVRRSVANNINDIAKDNPQIVLEIASRWKGHTKETDAIIKHGSRTLLKQGHPEILSHYGLESTNIELSAFEIKTPTVKIGDYLQFQFHLNNKNEEPKTIRLEYAVHYKKAKGHLAKKVFKISEKVYHPNQLIKIERNQSFKLITTRVFHTGNHQLSIIINGTESEVLEFELID from the coding sequence ATGGGGTTAATTAAAGACATTTATTCGGTTTCTTTTTACGAAAAATTCAGTCAGGCTGTCGCCGAAGTGCATCCTTTATTCAACAAACAAAAATTTATTGAAGCAATTTACGAAGGTGATTTTGCTCAAAAAGAATGGAAAGAAAGAATGAAACATACCACGGTTGTACTGCATCAGTTTATGCCTCAAAACTTTCCAGAAGCCGTCTCTTTAATTGATAAAATAATCGAAAATCTCAAGAAAAATAAATTTACAGAAGGAAATCTGGCTTTCATATTTTTTGCCGATTATGTAGAGATGTACGGTTTGGACGATTTTAAAACTTCGGCGAAGGCCTTCGTTTCCATAACACAGTTTATAAGCTGTGAATTTGCTGTTCGTCCTTTTATTTTAAAGTACAAAGAACAAATGATTGACGAAATGGTAAAATGGTCTTTGCACGAAAATCATCATGTTCGAAGATTAGCCAGTGAAGGTTCTCGTCCGCGATTACCATGGGCAATGGCAATTCCGTTTCTTAAAAAAGATCCCACTTCTATTCTGCCTATTTTAGAAAATCTAAAAAACGATCCTTCAGAATATGTGCGCAGAAGTGTTGCCAATAATATAAATGATATTGCAAAAGATAATCCGCAGATTGTGCTCGAAATTGCTTCAAGATGGAAAGGCCACACCAAAGAAACCGACGCAATTATCAAACACGGATCCAGAACATTATTAAAACAAGGTCATCCAGAAATTTTAAGCCATTACGGTTTAGAAAGTACGAATATTGAACTTTCGGCTTTCGAAATCAAAACGCCAACTGTAAAAATTGGAGATTATCTGCAGTTTCAATTTCATCTCAATAATAAAAACGAAGAACCAAAAACGATTCGTTTAGAATATGCTGTCCATTATAAAAAAGCAAAAGGGCATTTGGCTAAAAAAGTCTTTAAAATCAGTGAAAAGGTCTATCATCCAAATCAATTAATTAAAATTGAAAGAAATCAATCTTTTAAGTTAATTACAACTCGCGTTTTTCATACGGGAAATCATCAGCTATCGATTATAATTAATGGAACGGAAAGCGAGGTCTTGGAGTTTGAATTGATTGATTAA
- the nadC gene encoding carboxylating nicotinate-nucleotide diphosphorylase has translation MISQAQFQAELQLLISNAIREDVGTGDYSSLACIPDSAHGQAKLLVKDQGIIAGVEVAKMIFEHVDPKLKVKTFIEDGTHVEYGEVVFEVSGSSQSILKAERVVLNTMQRMSAIATKTNHYVRLLEGTGAKILDTRKTTPNFRAAEKWAVKIGGGENHRYALYDMVMLKDNHIDFAGGITRAISKTKEYLKENNLDLKIIVEARNLDEIREILLSDGVHRILIDNFNYEDTKTAVKLIGTKCQTESSGNINEKTIREYALCGVNYISSGALTHSVYNMDLSLKAF, from the coding sequence ATGATTAGTCAAGCCCAATTTCAAGCAGAATTACAACTTTTAATAAGCAATGCCATTAGGGAAGATGTTGGTACAGGCGATTATAGTTCGCTTGCCTGTATTCCAGATAGTGCGCATGGTCAGGCCAAATTATTGGTAAAAGACCAGGGAATAATTGCCGGTGTTGAAGTTGCCAAAATGATATTTGAACATGTAGATCCAAAATTAAAAGTGAAAACTTTTATCGAAGATGGAACACACGTAGAATATGGCGAAGTTGTTTTTGAAGTTTCAGGAAGTTCACAATCTATTTTAAAAGCCGAAAGAGTAGTTTTAAATACCATGCAGCGTATGTCTGCTATTGCAACAAAAACCAATCACTATGTTAGGCTTTTAGAAGGAACTGGCGCAAAAATATTAGATACTCGTAAAACAACTCCAAATTTTAGAGCAGCAGAAAAATGGGCTGTAAAAATAGGAGGAGGCGAAAATCACCGATATGCGCTTTACGATATGGTTATGTTAAAAGACAATCATATTGATTTTGCAGGCGGAATCACGCGTGCAATTTCTAAAACAAAAGAATATTTAAAAGAAAATAATCTCGATTTAAAAATTATTGTTGAAGCCCGTAATTTAGATGAAATCAGAGAAATTTTATTGAGCGACGGCGTTCACAGAATCCTGATTGATAACTTTAATTATGAAGATACCAAAACGGCAGTAAAATTGATTGGTACAAAATGCCAGACAGAATCTTCGGGAAATATAAATGAAAAAACAATTCGTGAATATGCGCTGTGCGGCGTAAATTATATTTCATCTGGAGCATTAACGCATTCGGTTTACAACATGGATTTGAGCTTAAAAGCCTTTTAA
- a CDS encoding YihY/virulence factor BrkB family protein, whose translation MSKEIEARIEKLPVIRNLARFLKRIKLPWLEGFSLYDLLEMYTLGILEGAFSYHASAVSFSFFMALFPFALFILNLIPFIPIDNFQEDFLQFVQQGVPPNTYDAISKIISDILNNSHSGLLSSGFLLSIFLMANGINGILSGFESSKHVFDKRGWFSQYLAALAISLVMTIILFVTVATIVVFEVFIQKTIIQDVLSDRIPLIILGRYLFVILMILITSSILLRYGTKQYNKVPFISIGSVFTTILIVISSFFFGIWVIKFSKYNELYGSIGTLLILMFYIWINCMILLLGFELNASIRKLKQKKEK comes from the coding sequence ATGTCGAAAGAGATAGAAGCTCGGATTGAAAAACTGCCTGTAATACGCAACTTGGCTCGATTTTTAAAGAGAATAAAACTCCCTTGGTTAGAGGGGTTTTCTTTGTATGATTTACTTGAGATGTATACTTTAGGAATTCTTGAAGGAGCATTTTCGTATCATGCCAGTGCGGTTTCTTTCAGTTTTTTTATGGCTTTGTTTCCTTTTGCCTTATTTATTTTAAACTTAATTCCGTTTATTCCGATAGATAATTTTCAGGAAGATTTTTTACAGTTTGTACAGCAGGGAGTACCGCCAAATACTTATGATGCAATTAGTAAAATTATCAGCGATATCTTAAATAACAGTCACTCGGGATTATTGTCATCGGGATTTTTGCTTTCCATTTTTTTAATGGCAAATGGCATAAACGGGATTTTAAGCGGTTTTGAATCGTCGAAACACGTTTTTGATAAAAGGGGCTGGTTTAGTCAATATTTAGCGGCGCTTGCTATTTCACTTGTAATGACCATTATATTGTTTGTAACAGTGGCTACAATTGTTGTTTTCGAGGTTTTTATCCAAAAAACAATTATTCAGGATGTATTGAGCGACAGGATTCCGCTGATTATTTTAGGAAGGTATTTGTTTGTGATATTAATGATTTTGATAACATCCTCAATATTATTACGTTATGGTACAAAACAATATAATAAAGTTCCTTTTATAAGTATTGGGTCTGTTTTTACGACGATCTTAATTGTTATATCTTCGTTCTTTTTTGGAATTTGGGTTATAAAATTCTCAAAATATAACGAACTTTATGGTTCTATTGGAACATTATTAATTCTAATGTTTTATATTTGGATAAACTGTATGATTCTGCTTTTAGGGTTCGAATTGAATGCTTCTATCAGAAAATTAAAACAAAAAAAAGAAAAATAA
- a CDS encoding DUF2147 domain-containing protein, which produces MKNLMLTIGVFFFALTMQSQSVIGKWKTIDDETGEAKSIVEIYEKSGKVYGKVIEILRESHKKDACVKCEGADKNKPIQGMVIINGLKKDGSEYNGGTILDPTSGKKYKCYITLESADKLKVRGYVGVSIMGRTQYWTRVKN; this is translated from the coding sequence ATGAAAAATTTGATGCTAACTATCGGAGTGTTCTTCTTTGCCTTAACCATGCAAAGTCAAAGTGTAATTGGAAAATGGAAGACAATTGATGACGAAACAGGTGAAGCAAAATCTATTGTAGAAATCTATGAAAAGTCAGGTAAAGTTTATGGTAAGGTTATAGAGATCCTTCGCGAAAGCCACAAAAAAGATGCGTGTGTAAAATGTGAAGGTGCAGATAAAAACAAGCCGATTCAAGGAATGGTAATTATAAATGGTCTTAAAAAAGATGGTTCAGAATATAACGGAGGAACAATTTTAGATCCTACAAGTGGAAAAAAATACAAATGTTATATCACACTAGAATCTGCAGATAAATTAAAAGTTCGTGGTTATGTGGGAGTTTCTATAATGGGAAGAACACAATACTGGACACGTGTGAAAAATTAA
- the bla-B1-FLAV gene encoding subclass B1 metallo-beta-lactamase gives MRKLASIILFLVIASSSFGQSKNSPLQISHLTGDFYVYRTFSDYKGAKISANAMYLVTEKGVVLFDAPWDATQFQPLLDSIKTKHHKEVIMLFATHSHDDRAGGLDFYRKKGIKTYTIKLTDDILKKENKPRAEFIIPNDKTFTVGQYTFEVYYPGKGHASDNIIAWFDKEKVLYGGCFIKSADAKDLGYLADSDVKEWKKSIGRVKAKFKNPIYIISGHEDWTNTESLNHTLELVNAYLAQKSSGKK, from the coding sequence ATGCGAAAATTAGCTTCGATAATTTTATTCTTAGTCATAGCTTCAAGTAGTTTTGGACAATCTAAGAACTCGCCATTACAAATAAGTCATCTTACAGGTGACTTTTATGTTTATAGAACTTTTAGTGATTACAAAGGAGCAAAGATTTCTGCAAATGCCATGTATCTGGTTACAGAAAAAGGTGTTGTGTTATTTGATGCTCCTTGGGATGCAACGCAGTTTCAGCCGTTATTAGATAGTATAAAAACAAAGCATCATAAGGAAGTGATAATGCTTTTTGCAACGCATTCTCATGATGATCGTGCCGGCGGGTTAGATTTTTACAGAAAAAAGGGAATCAAAACGTATACTATAAAATTAACGGATGATATTCTTAAAAAAGAAAACAAACCAAGAGCCGAATTTATAATTCCGAATGATAAAACTTTTACAGTCGGACAGTATACTTTTGAGGTATATTATCCAGGCAAAGGTCATGCGTCAGACAATATTATAGCTTGGTTTGATAAAGAAAAAGTACTTTACGGAGGTTGTTTTATTAAGAGCGCCGATGCAAAAGATTTAGGTTATTTGGCAGATTCTGACGTAAAAGAATGGAAAAAATCTATTGGTAGAGTAAAGGCAAAATTTAAAAATCCAATTTATATTATTTCAGGTCACGAAGATTGGACTAATACAGAATCTTTAAATCATACTTTGGAATTAGTTAATGCGTATTTGGCTCAAAAATCTTCAGGAAAAAAGTAA
- the priA gene encoding replication restart helicase PriA: MFFIEVILPLSLAKTFTYRVSEAEFHFIKKGMRVAVPFGKNKIYTALVLDIHENAPTLYDAKEIHQILDEKPIATETQIKHWLWVANYYMCGIGDVYRGAFPTGLLLESETIVSHKPEVIVNDSELSDDEFLIYEALQHQSSLKVQEIASILNRKNILPILQKLIARDIIVLEEEIKETYKPKLVRYVKLHAQYETDRGLQELLEVLKRDKQKEIVLAYFQISASEKKPITEKKLVEVSGCTSAVIKTLVKNEIFEEYYLQHDRVSFNGEKSEKELQLSEAQQNAFTAIKESFSEKEVCLLHGVTSSGKTEIYIKLIEEYLQTGRQVLYLLPEIALTTQLVSRLRLHFGDKVAVFHSKYSNNERVEVWKQTLENSEKAQIVIGARSALFLPFNDLGLLIVDEEHEQTFKQTDPAPRYHARDAAIVLANFHDAKVLLGSATPSIETYFNAQNEKYGLVTLAERYKNVRMPEVVLVDLKDKHFRKRMTGHFSDLLVEEIAEALSLGEQVILFQNRRGYSPIIECLTCGHVPHCQQCDVSLTYHKHKNQLRCHYCGYSIAKPTNCHSCSSIDLTTKGFGTEQIEQELISLFPKAKTARMDQDTTRGKYGFEKIIDTFKNREIDILVGTQMLAKGLDFDNVSLVGIMNADNMLHHPDFRAFERSFQMMTQVAGRAGRSEKQGKVVIQTYNPNHNTIQQVTNHNYMGMYKEQLYDRQIYKYPPYFRIIKLTLKHKDFDKLKEGSMWLYQVLSQNLGMPVLGPEEPAISRIRNEYIRTILIKIPQNLHLGNTKKTIQKMLNSFEAVAQYRAIKVVINVDFY, translated from the coding sequence ATGTTTTTTATCGAAGTTATTTTACCGCTTTCTTTAGCAAAAACCTTTACGTATCGTGTTTCTGAGGCCGAATTCCATTTTATTAAAAAAGGAATGCGGGTTGCGGTGCCTTTTGGTAAAAATAAAATCTATACAGCGCTTGTATTAGATATTCACGAGAATGCGCCAACATTATATGACGCAAAAGAAATTCACCAAATTTTAGATGAAAAGCCCATTGCAACCGAAACGCAGATTAAGCATTGGCTTTGGGTTGCCAACTATTATATGTGTGGTATTGGTGATGTATATCGCGGAGCTTTTCCAACCGGATTATTGTTAGAAAGTGAAACTATTGTTTCTCATAAACCAGAAGTTATTGTAAATGATTCTGAACTTTCTGATGATGAATTTTTAATTTATGAAGCACTGCAGCATCAGAGTTCACTTAAAGTGCAGGAGATTGCTTCTATTTTAAATCGAAAAAACATTCTGCCAATTCTTCAAAAATTAATAGCAAGAGATATTATAGTTTTAGAAGAAGAAATAAAAGAGACTTATAAACCTAAATTGGTTCGTTATGTAAAATTGCATGCTCAATATGAAACAGATCGAGGTTTACAAGAATTGCTCGAAGTTTTGAAAAGAGATAAACAAAAAGAAATTGTTTTGGCTTATTTTCAAATCAGCGCTTCGGAAAAGAAACCTATAACTGAGAAAAAATTGGTTGAAGTTTCAGGATGCACTTCGGCTGTTATTAAAACTCTGGTTAAGAATGAAATCTTTGAGGAGTATTATTTACAGCATGACCGTGTTTCTTTTAACGGAGAAAAATCAGAAAAAGAGCTTCAGTTAAGTGAAGCGCAGCAAAATGCCTTTACAGCAATTAAAGAGAGTTTTTCTGAAAAAGAAGTTTGTCTGCTTCACGGCGTTACTTCAAGTGGAAAAACGGAAATTTATATTAAATTAATTGAGGAATACCTGCAGACAGGAAGACAGGTTTTGTATCTGCTTCCAGAAATTGCGCTTACAACACAATTAGTTTCTCGTTTACGACTTCATTTTGGAGATAAAGTTGCAGTTTTTCATTCGAAATATAGCAACAATGAAAGAGTTGAGGTTTGGAAACAAACCCTTGAAAATTCAGAAAAAGCACAAATTGTAATAGGAGCAAGGTCGGCTTTGTTTCTGCCCTTTAATGATTTGGGGCTGCTTATTGTTGATGAAGAACACGAACAGACTTTTAAACAGACTGATCCTGCGCCGAGATATCATGCGAGAGATGCAGCAATAGTTTTGGCAAATTTTCATGATGCTAAAGTTCTTTTAGGTTCTGCAACTCCAAGTATTGAGACGTATTTTAATGCTCAAAATGAAAAGTACGGTTTGGTTACGCTTGCAGAACGTTATAAAAATGTTCGTATGCCCGAAGTTGTTTTGGTTGACTTAAAAGACAAACATTTCAGAAAAAGAATGACAGGGCATTTTAGTGACCTTTTAGTAGAGGAAATTGCAGAAGCTTTATCTTTGGGCGAACAAGTCATTTTGTTTCAAAACAGAAGAGGATACTCTCCTATAATCGAATGTTTGACTTGCGGTCACGTACCGCATTGCCAGCAGTGCGATGTAAGTTTGACGTATCATAAACATAAAAACCAGCTTCGTTGTCATTACTGCGGGTACTCTATCGCAAAACCTACCAATTGTCACAGCTGTTCCAGTATCGATTTGACTACAAAAGGATTTGGTACCGAGCAGATAGAGCAGGAGTTGATCTCTCTTTTTCCGAAGGCTAAAACTGCTAGAATGGATCAAGATACTACTCGAGGCAAGTACGGTTTTGAAAAGATTATTGATACTTTTAAGAATCGAGAAATTGATATTTTAGTAGGAACTCAAATGCTGGCCAAAGGTTTGGATTTTGATAATGTAAGTCTGGTTGGAATAATGAATGCAGATAATATGCTGCATCATCCAGATTTTAGGGCTTTTGAACGCAGTTTTCAAATGATGACGCAAGTTGCCGGAAGAGCCGGAAGGTCTGAAAAACAAGGAAAAGTAGTTATTCAAACCTACAATCCAAACCATAATACAATTCAGCAAGTTACAAACCATAATTATATGGGTATGTATAAAGAGCAATTGTATGATAGACAGATTTATAAATATCCGCCTTATTTCAGGATTATAAAACTGACTTTAAAACATAAAGATTTTGATAAACTGAAAGAAGGCTCAATGTGGCTGTATCAGGTTTTAAGCCAAAATTTGGGAATGCCTGTTTTAGGGCCAGAAGAACCTGCCATCAGCAGAATTCGAAATGAATATATAAGGACTATATTAATTAAAATTCCGCAAAACCTGCATCTTGGAAACACAAAAAAAACTATTCAGAAAATGTTGAATAGTTTTGAGGCTGTGGCTCAATACAGAGCTATAAAAGTTGTGATTAATGTAGATTTCTATTAA
- a CDS encoding LytR/AlgR family response regulator transcription factor: MKLNCVVVDDSSIQRTIIAKLVNNHPGLHLIGDFSNAIEAKSCISLNNIDLIFLDIEMPVINGFDFLDGLKSKPQIIFITSKAEYALKAFDYDATDYLQKPIAVDRFNASVKRAIDMHLLKKDVKEEEGEHIFIKSNLKKLKIFTSKIKWIEAFGDYVRVVTEDDSNLVLSTMKSFENDLSKDKFIRVHKSYIINIDKVERFNSKFAEIGITKIPLSRNKKEDLVRALSTSS; the protein is encoded by the coding sequence ATGAAACTAAACTGTGTTGTTGTAGATGATAGTTCTATACAAAGGACAATTATTGCCAAATTGGTTAATAATCACCCAGGCTTGCATTTAATTGGCGACTTCTCTAATGCTATTGAAGCAAAAAGTTGTATCTCATTAAATAATATTGACTTAATTTTCCTTGATATAGAAATGCCTGTTATTAATGGTTTTGACTTCCTAGACGGATTAAAATCGAAACCTCAAATTATTTTCATTACTTCTAAAGCTGAATATGCTTTAAAAGCTTTTGACTATGATGCAACAGATTATCTGCAAAAACCAATTGCGGTAGATCGCTTTAATGCTTCTGTAAAAAGAGCAATCGACATGCATCTTCTCAAGAAAGACGTTAAAGAAGAAGAAGGCGAGCATATTTTCATCAAAAGTAATCTTAAAAAACTTAAAATTTTTACTTCTAAAATTAAGTGGATTGAAGCTTTTGGAGATTATGTAAGAGTTGTGACAGAGGACGACAGTAATCTTGTTCTTTCAACAATGAAGTCTTTTGAAAATGATTTGTCAAAAGATAAATTTATTCGTGTTCACAAATCGTACATTATTAATATAGATAAGGTAGAGCGCTTTAACAGCAAGTTTGCCGAAATTGGGATTACCAAAATACCATTAAGCCGCAACAAAAAAGAAGATTTAGTACGAGCACTTTCTACTTCTTCTTAA
- the rpsF gene encoding 30S ribosomal protein S6 yields MNHYETVFILNPVLSEVQVKETVTKFEEFLTSRGAEMVSKEDWGLKKMAYEIQNKKSGFYHLFEFKVAGEVLIAFETEFRRDERVMRFLTVSLDKHAISWAERRRAKLKSTKA; encoded by the coding sequence ATGAATCATTATGAAACTGTTTTCATTTTAAATCCCGTTTTATCTGAGGTTCAGGTGAAGGAAACAGTAACGAAATTTGAAGAATTTCTTACTAGTAGAGGAGCTGAAATGGTATCGAAAGAGGATTGGGGTCTGAAAAAAATGGCTTACGAAATCCAAAACAAAAAAAGTGGTTTTTACCATTTATTCGAATTCAAAGTAGCTGGAGAAGTTCTAATTGCTTTTGAAACTGAATTTAGACGTGACGAAAGAGTTATGCGTTTCTTAACTGTAAGTTTAGACAAGCATGCTATTTCATGGGCGGAAAGAAGAAGAGCAAAATTAAAATCTACTAAAGCTTAA
- the rpsR gene encoding 30S ribosomal protein S18: protein MSTIEQSAKGKKDGDIRYLTPLNIETNKTKKYCRFKKSGIKYIDYKDADFLLKFVNEQGKILPRRLTGTSLKYQRKVSVAVKRARHLALMPYVADLLK from the coding sequence ATGTCTACAATAGAGCAATCTGCAAAAGGAAAAAAAGACGGAGATATCAGATATTTAACGCCTTTAAACATTGAAACTAACAAAACTAAAAAGTATTGCCGTTTCAAAAAATCAGGAATCAAATATATTGATTATAAAGATGCTGATTTCTTATTGAAATTCGTTAATGAGCAAGGAAAAATTCTTCCTCGTCGTTTAACTGGAACTTCATTAAAATACCAAAGAAAAGTTTCTGTAGCTGTAAAAAGAGCTCGTCACTTAGCTTTAATGCCATACGTGGCCGATTTATTAAAATAA
- the rplI gene encoding 50S ribosomal protein L9: MELILKQDVQNLGFKDDVVSVKPGYGRNFLIPQGFAILATPSAKKVLAENLKQRAHKEAKVVADAKALAETLKALEIKLTAKAGGEKLFGSITNIDIAEALEKSGNAIDRKFITSGIVKRTGKYNASIRLHRDVIVDLPYEIIAEK, encoded by the coding sequence ATGGAACTTATTTTAAAACAAGACGTACAAAACTTAGGATTTAAAGATGATGTAGTATCTGTAAAACCTGGTTACGGTCGTAACTTTTTAATTCCTCAAGGTTTTGCTATTTTAGCAACTCCTTCTGCTAAAAAAGTTTTAGCTGAAAATCTAAAACAAAGAGCGCACAAAGAAGCTAAAGTTGTTGCTGATGCTAAAGCATTAGCTGAAACTTTAAAAGCTCTTGAAATTAAACTTACTGCAAAAGCTGGTGGAGAGAAACTTTTTGGTTCTATCACTAATATCGATATTGCTGAAGCTTTAGAGAAATCTGGAAATGCTATCGATAGAAAATTCATCACTAGCGGTATCGTTAAACGTACTGGAAAATACAACGCAAGCATCCGTTTACACAGAGATGTAATCGTTGACTTACCATACGAAATTATTGCTGAAAAGTAA
- a CDS encoding DUF6495 family protein, translating to MKYARLTKEQFDELHAEFASFLATQAIDRKEWEELKVNKPEVAEQELDVFSDLIWEGVLSRAEYLEHFSKNHIFLFHCFDTYIQSIVLKSLSPETDFLTKEGLQWLSDNMFTDNIEMKVGKKVFTEERNSSIFELIKQGAFLSDGQLFNQINTIIES from the coding sequence ATGAAATACGCAAGATTAACAAAAGAACAATTTGATGAACTGCATGCAGAATTTGCAAGTTTTTTAGCAACGCAGGCAATTGATAGAAAAGAATGGGAAGAGCTTAAAGTGAATAAACCTGAAGTTGCTGAGCAGGAACTGGATGTTTTTTCAGATTTAATTTGGGAAGGCGTGTTAAGTAGAGCAGAATATTTGGAACATTTTTCAAAAAACCACATCTTTTTGTTTCATTGTTTTGATACTTACATACAATCGATTGTTTTAAAATCGCTTTCTCCTGAGACTGATTTCTTAACTAAAGAAGGTCTTCAATGGTTAAGCGATAATATGTTTACTGATAATATCGAAATGAAAGTAGGTAAGAAAGTGTTTACGGAAGAAAGAAATAGCTCAATCTTTGAGTTGATTAAACAGGGTGCATTTTTAAGTGACGGCCAATTATTTAATCAGATAAATACAATTATCGAGTCATAA